In the Nocardia asteroides genome, TCGACACCGCGTCCAAGTCCCAGCTGCGGCCCGCGAACGATTCACCCAGTACGCCCGCATTGTCGCCGAATGCCCGCGAGCCCTGCCTTTTCCAGCTCCCCTGCAACCAGGCGCTGCCACCGGCGATATTCACCGACGCCGTATAGTCGTTGACGCCGAGGAGGCCGATCCGCTCACCGACGACCTGTAGCGCCTCCCAGTCGCCCATCAGCGGTTCCAGGTATTCCTTCGCGGGCCGCATGCCGATCTTCTGTCCGAGCGCCTCGTCGTAGGGGCCGATCAATGCGATACCGGCGGTGACCACGTCGTGCACGGTGGCCGGCGCCTCTCCCACCTCCGGCATCGTGGGCAGGTGCAACCCGGCGAAGCGCGTGACCACACCCGAGTCATCCGATTGTCCCGCCCCGGTATTCATGACCGCCCCGAGTCCATCGGTCGATTCGGTCTCGGCGTTTTCATAGGTGGTTCTCGCGGTGCCGAGGTGCTCACCCAGGCGGTGGACCGTGGTCAGATCGCTCCTGTGCGCGGCGGACAGCCCGCTGTGGAATGTCCTGAATGCCGGGGCCAGAGTCGACATGAGTTCACCCGACCGGGTCGGCAGTGCCACACCCGGTAGCAGCCGGGTGGCATTCGAGGTAAAACTCGCCGAAAGATCCCGTAGATCCAGTCCGAACCCGGAGAGGCTGGGTTCGTGTACCTCGAGTTCATCCACAACCGCTCCCGATGCCGCGCGTGAGGTTCTTTGCGAACAGTAGTGGTCTCGTAGAGCGCCGCCAAGACCCCGGTGCATGGGGCTGGCGAAGAATTCGGCAATGCCCTAATGCTCCGGTTCGGTGGCTCTGGAGCTGTTGTCATCGGGGTTGGACTGCAACCCCGCCGTGTCACTCGCGCACGATCGCCACCACGCGCCTGCTGCCGCGAAGGTGGCGGTACCGCTTTCCCATCCGGCGGGCACCGGATGCCGACGCAGCCCCCGCGGCTGCCCCGAGCAGCGCCGCGACGACGAGCGCGGGCACGGTCGGCTGGGTGCCGAGCAGCACCCATGCCGCTCCCGCCACCGCCACGGCGGTCGCCGCGGCGCTCACGGTCAGGCCTGCCGAATTGGCGAACGCGCCCCGGCCGCGGCGCAGTGCGCGGAGATTGGATTCGAGGTAGGCGAGGGAGAGCAGGGCGAGCAGGGCGATGCCGACCGCCGCGGCCGTGGTGAGCGCCGATTGCGCGGTGCGGAATTCGACGCGCTGGGTAGCGACCGCCGTCTCGCCGCGCAGCAGGGTCAGCTCTGCCGTTCCGGTTCCGGCCACGATGTAGGGGTTGACGGGTGCGGGAACCGTTGTCGGGCTTCCGGGTTCGATCGGGGTGGTCGTGCCGCCGATCCGCGTCCCGAGCAAGACGATCGACAGCCGGGCGGCATCGGCGTCGACGCCGTCCACGCGCAGCGGGACGGGCGCGGACAGATCGAGGTCGACGGGTCCGGTCGCCGGGTCGGCGTTCGCGAGGGTGACGGTTCCCGGCGTGAGATCTCCGCCCGCGTCCGGTCCGCCGAGTCCGACGAGGGCGACGGCGCAGGCACCGAGGGCCAGGACCGCGGCGACGGCGAAGGGCACGCGTGGTGACGCGATGTTCACCACCTCGCGGATGGGCACCAGGTCGGCACGATCGAGGTCGATCAGCCGAGCTCCTCGGACCTGGACTTCGCCCTGCGGGCGCATCCGCGCTGTCGGCGGCGGGGGCGAAGGCCGGGTGGCGTGGCGCGTCGGCGCAGGCGTGTGGCCGATCGTCCGAGTGGCGGGCATGGGCACGGTGGGCGGGCTCGGGGCGTACCCACCGGTGGTGTGCCGGGAGCCACCGGTGGCCGCGGCCACGATGGTGTCCGCGCCGATCACCGGGATGCCGACGGGGGCGAGCCAGCCGCTGCCCCAGCAGTGGGCAGCGGGTGCGGCGAGCGCGATGCCGAATTCCTCGGCCGAGCCGAAGCGCTGCGTCGGATCGGTCGCCAGGCCGCGCATCACGACCGAAGCGATCGGCTCCGGGACGCGCGGCGCGGCCTCGGAGAGCGGGATCGGCTGTTCGTAGGCGTGCGCGTAGAGGGTGGCGAGGTGGTTGGCGGCGGGCGGGAAGGGCAGGGCACCGGCGAGCAGCTGGTAGAGCATGGTCGCCAGCGAGTAGATGTCGGTGGCGGGCGAGAGCTCCTCGCCGCGAACCTGTTCCGGTGCGATGTAGGACGGGGTGCCGATGATCTCGCCCGCCTTGGTCACCAGCGTCTCGTCGCCGCCGACGATCTTGGCGATGCCGAAATCGGTCAGCTTGATCGCTCCGCCCGCGCCGAACATCAGATTCGACGGTTTGACGTCGCGGTGCAGGACGCCGTGGTTGTGCGCCGCCTGCAGCCCGGCGGCGCAGGAGAGCGCGACCGCGACTGCCGTCGCGGCGTCGAAGCCCTGCGTGGCGAAGCGGTGGGCGACCGTGCCGCCGGGCAGGTACTCCATGATCAGCAGACACAGCTGCTCGTGCTCGACGTAGTCGAAGACCCGCACCACGTGCGGATGGTCGATCGCCGCCATGACGCGGGCCTCGGCGACGAAGCGCCTGCGCACCGTCGGATCGTGGGCGAACTGGGACGGGATCTGCTTGATCGCGACGGTCCGGCCCAGCCGACGCTGGACCCCCGACAGGACCACCCCGCAGCCGCCTCGGCCCACCTCCGAGCCGAGGTCGTAGCCGGGAAGGGCCGCGCGCAGCCGGCCGGTGTCCGCGGTCACCGTGTCTCGCTCGTTCACGCGATCGGCCCCCGCGACACGATGCGGACGGTATCGGCGTCGCCGGAGACGTCGACGGCGGCGAACTCCGGATCGAAGGCATCGTCCGGGTCGGAATGCGGTGTCGGGGAGAGGTATCCGAGCACGAAGGCGACCGCGGCCGCCGCGCCGGCGACCCCGATCCACACGCCCGTGTCCGGCACCCACCAGCGCAGCACCGAGGCGGTGAAGCCGAATACCAGTCCGATGCCGACCCCGGGGGCGAGCAGCCGGACCCCGCGCTGCCACCGATTGGCCGAGAGCCGGTGCCTGGCGATGCCGATCGCGGCGTCGAGCAGGGCGAGCGCGGTCAGCACGGCGAGCGCGATGCCGAACAGGCCGTACACCGACCGGATCGAGCCGCGCACGTCGGTCACCGTGCCGACGTGTCCGAGCTCCGCTCCGTCCGCGCCGACGACCGCGAGCCGGCCGGCGATGAGGCCGGTGGCCTGGCCGCCCAGGCCCGCCGGATCCAGTTCGTAGCGCAGGGTTTCGGTCTTTCCCGGCGCGATCTTCAGGCCGACGGCCGTCGAGTAGGAGAAGAAGCGGAGTCCGAGCACCTCGCCGGTGAGGTCGACCCGGCGCACCTCGATCTGCTGAGCGCCGTTGTTGCTCAGCGTCACCGCGATCGCGGCCGGGCTCTCCGGGGTCAGGACGACCGGGTCGGCGCCGCTCCGACCGGCGATATCGCGGTCGTCGATGGTGGCGGTCAGCTCGACGCCGTCCGGCTGGGCCTGCGCCGGTCCGGACCACAGCAGTGCCGCCGCACCGAACAGGACGGTGAGCGCCGATATCGCGAAACGCCTCGGGTGGATGGTCATCGGTCTCTCC is a window encoding:
- a CDS encoding serine/threonine-protein kinase is translated as MTADTGRLRAALPGYDLGSEVGRGGCGVVLSGVQRRLGRTVAIKQIPSQFAHDPTVRRRFVAEARVMAAIDHPHVVRVFDYVEHEQLCLLIMEYLPGGTVAHRFATQGFDAATAVAVALSCAAGLQAAHNHGVLHRDVKPSNLMFGAGGAIKLTDFGIAKIVGGDETLVTKAGEIIGTPSYIAPEQVRGEELSPATDIYSLATMLYQLLAGALPFPPAANHLATLYAHAYEQPIPLSEAAPRVPEPIASVVMRGLATDPTQRFGSAEEFGIALAAPAAHCWGSGWLAPVGIPVIGADTIVAAATGGSRHTTGGYAPSPPTVPMPATRTIGHTPAPTRHATRPSPPPPTARMRPQGEVQVRGARLIDLDRADLVPIREVVNIASPRVPFAVAAVLALGACAVALVGLGGPDAGGDLTPGTVTLANADPATGPVDLDLSAPVPLRVDGVDADAARLSIVLLGTRIGGTTTPIEPGSPTTVPAPVNPYIVAGTGTAELTLLRGETAVATQRVEFRTAQSALTTAAAVGIALLALLSLAYLESNLRALRRGRGAFANSAGLTVSAAATAVAVAGAAWVLLGTQPTVPALVVAALLGAAAGAASASGARRMGKRYRHLRGSRRVVAIVRE